A region of Dioscorea cayenensis subsp. rotundata cultivar TDr96_F1 chromosome 5, TDr96_F1_v2_PseudoChromosome.rev07_lg8_w22 25.fasta, whole genome shotgun sequence DNA encodes the following proteins:
- the LOC120260964 gene encoding ABC transporter B family member 4-like isoform X1, whose translation MKFHNMGIDDKKKQEGKVSFFKLFSFADTKDVVLMTIGTIAAMANGFSMPLMTFIFGELINTFGHANKTNVVHLVSKVIIKFFYLAIGSGVASFLQVSCWMTTGERQAARIRGLYLKTILRQDIAFFDKETTTGEVIGRMSGDTILIQEAIGEKVGKFVQLVATFFGGFIIAFIRGWLLSLVLLSSVPLIVISGGILSILISRLSTRGQTAYVDAGNVVEQTIGAIRTVASFTGEKLAISKYNQFIKAGYKSAVKQGIASGIALGTVLLIVFSTYSLAIWYGGKLILQHGYNGGAVINIIMAVMTGGMSLGQASPCVTAFGAGQSAAYKMFETIERKPAIDAYDTEGMALEDMNGDIDLKDVTFSYPARPDHLIFDGFSLHVPSGKTMALVGESGSGKSTVISLVERFYDPQGGEVLIDGVNLKNLNLKWIREKIGLVSQEPILFTMTIRENIAYGKESATPEEIRAAVELANAANFIDKMPNGLDTMVGEHGTQLSGGQKQRIAIARSILKNPKILLLDEATSALDAESERIVQEALVRVLVDRTTIIVAHRLSTVKNADTISVVHCGKLVEQGSHADLIKYPEGAYSQLIRLQENQKQDEEPDKHLKNMVLSNDTVTPIVRSVSHRSTRRSTSRGHTVISHNSNREDDPEKALEIYESGVRKQVSIKRLASLNKPETPVLALGSIAAAIGGLVLPLFGLLLSSAIQTFYEPPHELRKHASLWALRFLALGFACFVVLPAQNFLFGMAGGKLIARIRSLSFESLVYQEISWFDEPSHSSGAIGARLSADATTVSGIVGDSLSLMVQNLSTVIAGLVIAMIANWKLALTVIALLPLIGLQGYVQMKFLKGFSADAKVKYEEASQVANDAVGNIRTVASFCAETRVMEAYQKKCEGPLRNGVRQGIISGLGFGFSFAVLYVGYAICFYVGAHFIHNGSATFSQVFKVFFALTMAASGVSQTSAFGPDTNKAKDSAASIFEILDRKSKIDSSIDEGITLSDVRGDIVFQHVSFKYPTRPEVQIFRDLCLTVSSGKTVALVGESGSGKSTVIAMLERFYDPDSGMILFDGVKLQDLKISWLRQQMGLVSQEPVLFNDTIRANIAYGKQGEVSEEEIVVAAETANGHKFVSALPQGYATNVGEKGAQLSGGQKQRIAIARAILKDPKILLLDEATSALDAESERVVQEALDKVMVGRTTIVVAHRLSTIRGADVIAVVKNGVIVEQGKHEELIELPDGAYASLVALHSSSTS comes from the exons atGAAGTTTCACAATATGGGGATTGATGATAAGAAGAAGCAAGAAGGGAAGGTGTCTTTCTTCAAGCTGTTTTCGTTTGCTGACACGAAGGATGTGGTGCTCATGACCATTGGCACCATTGCAGCAATGGCAAATGGATTCTCTATGCCGCTCATGACCTTCATCTTTGGAGAACTTATAAATACCTTTGGTCATGCTAATAAGACCAATGTGGTTCACTTGGTTTCTAAG gtaattatcaaatttttctATTTGGCTATTGGCTCTGGAGTTGCTTCATTCCTAC AGGTATCATGTTGGATGACCACTGGAGAAAGGCAAGCAGCTCGAATTCGTGGCTTGTACTTGAAAACTATATTGAGACAAGACATAGCATTCTTTGATAAAGAAACAACCACCGGAGAAGTGATTGGAAGAATGTCAGGGGACACAATTCTCATTCAGGAAGCCATTGGTGAGAAG gTTGGAAAGTTCGTACAACTTGTGGCCACATTTTTTGGAGGTTTCATAATAGCATTTATAAGAGGATGGCTTCTCTCACTTGTCTTGCTGTCTTCTGTTCCTCTTATTGTAATCTCTGGTGGTATCCTCTCAATATTAATATCAAGATTGTCAACCAGGGGGCAAACTGCATATGTTGATGCAGGAAATGTTGTTGAACAAACCATTGGAGCAATAAGAACA GTTGCTTCATTTACTGGCGAGAAGCTAGCCATTTCAAAGTACAACCAGTTTATTAAAGCAGGATATAAATCTGCTGTTAAACAAGGGATTGCATCTGGCATAGCACTTGGTACTGTATTGTTGATTGTCTTTAGTACCTATTCACTGGCGATATGGTATGGTGGTAAGCTGATTCTTCAACACGGATATAATGGTGGTGCAGTCATTAACATTATAATGGCAGTTATGACAGGTGGAAT GTCTCTTGGTCAAGCGTCACCCTGTGTGACTGCATTTGGTGCAGGGCAATCTGCAGCATATAAAATGTTTGAGACAATTGAAAGAAAACCTGCAATTGATGCTTATGATACAGAGGGTATGGCGTTGGAAGATATGAATGGTGATATTGATTTGAAAGATGTAACTTTTAGCTACCCAGCAAGGCCAGATCATTTGATATTCGATGGTTTCTCACTACATGTACCTAGTGGCAAAACTATGGCTCTAGTCGGGGAGAGTGGCAGTGGGAAATCCACTGTGATTAGTCTGGTGGAGAGGTTTTATGATCCACAGGGTGGTGAAGTCCTGATTGATGGTGTAAACTTGAAGAACTTGAATCTCAAATGGATTAGAGAAAAAATTGGACTTGTAAGCCAGGAGCCCATTTTATTTACAATGACAATCAGAGAAAATATTGCATATGGAAAGGAAAGCGCAACCCCTGAGGAAATCCGGGCAGCAGTTGAGCTTGCTAATGCTGCAAATTTCATTGACAAGATGCCCAAT GGTCTGGACACCATGGTGGGTGAGCATGGAACACAGCTTTCTGGTGGGCAAAAACAGAGGATTGCTATTGCCAGGTCAATCTTGAAAAACCCAAAGATCTTGTTATTGGATGAAGCTACTAGTGCATTAGATGCAGAATCAGAGCGAATAGTTCAAGAAGCACTTGTTCGGGTCTTGGTAGATAGAACCACCATCATCGTGGCTCATCGTCTGAGTACAGTGAAGAATGCAGATACAATATCAGTTGTTCACTGTGGAAAATTAGTAGAACAAG GTTCACATGCAGATTTGATCAAGTATCCTGAAGGAGCATATTCCCAGCTCATtagactgcaagaaaatcaAAAACAGGATGAAGAGCCAGAtaagcatttaaaaaatatggtttTAAGTAATGATACAGTAACACCAATAGTCAGATCAGTGAGTCATAGATCTACAAGGAGATCAACTAGTAGAGGCCACACTGTAATTTCTCATAATAGCAATAGAGAAGATGATCCTGAAAAAGCTCTAGAAATATATGAGAGTGGGGTTCGCAAACAAGTCTCAATCAAACGGCTGGCATCTCTCAACAAGCCAGAGACACCGGTTCTTGCACTAGGATCTATTGCAGCTGCTATTGGTGGATTGGTACTCCCATTGTTCGGACTCTTGTTATCAAGCGCCATACAGACATTCTATGAACCTCCACATGAGCTTCGCAAACATGCTAGTCTTTGGGCGTTAAGGTTTCTGGCCCTGGGATTTGCTTGTTTTGTGGTATTGCCTGCACAAAATTTCCTCTTTGGCATGGCTGGTGGAAAACTGATTGCACGTATCCGTTCACTTTCATTTGAGAGTTTGGTGTACCAAGAGATCAGTTGGTTTGATGAGCCCTCACATTccag TGGGGCCATAGGTGCTAGGCTGTCTGCTGATGCTACAACAGTTAGTGGAATCGTGGGAGATAGCTTATCATTGATGGTTCAGAACTTGTCTACGGTGATTGCTGGGCTTGTGATAGCCATGATTGCTAATTGGAAGCTAGCATTAACAGTTATAGCCTTGCTTCCTTTAATTGGTTTGCAAGGGTATGTGCAAATGAAGTTTCTCAAGGGTTTCAGTGCAGATGCAAAG GTCAAGTATGAAGAAGCAAGTCAGGTAGCAAATGACGCAGTTGGAAACATCAGGACCGTGGCATCATTTTGTGCGGAGACGAGAGTGATGGAAGCATACCAGAAGAAATGCGAAGGCCCCTTGAGAAATGGAGTCCGACAAGGTATCATTAGCGGGTTGGGCTTTGGCTTCTCGTTTGCAGTGCTATATGTTGGTTATGCCATTTGTTTCTATGTTGGAGCTCATTTCATCCATAACGGGAGTGCCACTTTCAGCCAAGTCTTCAAA GTGTTTTTTGCATTAACGATGGCAGCTTCAGGTGTATCACAAACCAGCGCTTTCGGTCCAGACACCAACAAAGCCAAGGACTCAGCCGCTTCAATCTTTGAGATTCTTGACCGCAAGTCCAAGATCGATTCCAGCATTGATGAGGGCATCACGTTGTCAGATGTGAGAGGCGACATTGTGTTTCAACATGTCAGCTTCAAGTACCCAACCAGACCTGAAGTTCAAATCTTTAGAGACCTCTGCTTGACTGTTTCCTCTGGAAAG ACTGTTGCGCTAGTTGGTGAGAGTGGTAGTGGAAAATCTACGGTTATCGCCATGCTAGAGCGATTCTATGATCCAGATTCCGGTATGATCTTATTCGACGGAGTGAAACTTCAGGATCTAAAGATCAGCTGGTTAAGACAACAAATGGGATTGGTGAGCCAGGAACCAGTGCTATTCAACGACACAATCCGTGCCAACATTGCTTACGGCAAGCAAGGAGAAGTATCCGAAGAGGAGATAGTAGTAGCAGCCGAGACCGCGAACGGGCACAAGTTCGTGTCCGCATTACCTCAAGGGTACGCCACCAACGTTGGCGAGAAAGGAGCACAGTTGTCTGGTGGCCAGAAACAAAGAATTGCGATAGCAAGAGCCATTCTCAAAGACCCCAAGATTTTGTTACTCGATGAGGCCACAAGTGCTTTGGACGCTGAGTCTGAGCGTGTGGTTCAAGAGGCACTGGATAAAGTTATGGTTGGGAGGACTACAATTGTGGTGGCGCACCGGTTGTCAACAATCAGAGGAGCTGATGTCATAGCGGTAGTTAAGAATGGCGTGATTGTCGAGCAAGGGAAACATGAGGAGCTTATAGAGTTGCCTGATGGAGCTTATGCATCACTGGTGGCGTTACATTCCAGCTCTACCTCTTGA
- the LOC120260964 gene encoding ABC transporter B family member 4-like isoform X2 translates to MGIDDKKKQEGKVSFFKLFSFADTKDVVLMTIGTIAAMANGFSMPLMTFIFGELINTFGHANKTNVVHLVSKVIIKFFYLAIGSGVASFLQVSCWMTTGERQAARIRGLYLKTILRQDIAFFDKETTTGEVIGRMSGDTILIQEAIGEKVGKFVQLVATFFGGFIIAFIRGWLLSLVLLSSVPLIVISGGILSILISRLSTRGQTAYVDAGNVVEQTIGAIRTVASFTGEKLAISKYNQFIKAGYKSAVKQGIASGIALGTVLLIVFSTYSLAIWYGGKLILQHGYNGGAVINIIMAVMTGGMSLGQASPCVTAFGAGQSAAYKMFETIERKPAIDAYDTEGMALEDMNGDIDLKDVTFSYPARPDHLIFDGFSLHVPSGKTMALVGESGSGKSTVISLVERFYDPQGGEVLIDGVNLKNLNLKWIREKIGLVSQEPILFTMTIRENIAYGKESATPEEIRAAVELANAANFIDKMPNGLDTMVGEHGTQLSGGQKQRIAIARSILKNPKILLLDEATSALDAESERIVQEALVRVLVDRTTIIVAHRLSTVKNADTISVVHCGKLVEQGSHADLIKYPEGAYSQLIRLQENQKQDEEPDKHLKNMVLSNDTVTPIVRSVSHRSTRRSTSRGHTVISHNSNREDDPEKALEIYESGVRKQVSIKRLASLNKPETPVLALGSIAAAIGGLVLPLFGLLLSSAIQTFYEPPHELRKHASLWALRFLALGFACFVVLPAQNFLFGMAGGKLIARIRSLSFESLVYQEISWFDEPSHSSGAIGARLSADATTVSGIVGDSLSLMVQNLSTVIAGLVIAMIANWKLALTVIALLPLIGLQGYVQMKFLKGFSADAKVKYEEASQVANDAVGNIRTVASFCAETRVMEAYQKKCEGPLRNGVRQGIISGLGFGFSFAVLYVGYAICFYVGAHFIHNGSATFSQVFKVFFALTMAASGVSQTSAFGPDTNKAKDSAASIFEILDRKSKIDSSIDEGITLSDVRGDIVFQHVSFKYPTRPEVQIFRDLCLTVSSGKTVALVGESGSGKSTVIAMLERFYDPDSGMILFDGVKLQDLKISWLRQQMGLVSQEPVLFNDTIRANIAYGKQGEVSEEEIVVAAETANGHKFVSALPQGYATNVGEKGAQLSGGQKQRIAIARAILKDPKILLLDEATSALDAESERVVQEALDKVMVGRTTIVVAHRLSTIRGADVIAVVKNGVIVEQGKHEELIELPDGAYASLVALHSSSTS, encoded by the exons ATGGGGATTGATGATAAGAAGAAGCAAGAAGGGAAGGTGTCTTTCTTCAAGCTGTTTTCGTTTGCTGACACGAAGGATGTGGTGCTCATGACCATTGGCACCATTGCAGCAATGGCAAATGGATTCTCTATGCCGCTCATGACCTTCATCTTTGGAGAACTTATAAATACCTTTGGTCATGCTAATAAGACCAATGTGGTTCACTTGGTTTCTAAG gtaattatcaaatttttctATTTGGCTATTGGCTCTGGAGTTGCTTCATTCCTAC AGGTATCATGTTGGATGACCACTGGAGAAAGGCAAGCAGCTCGAATTCGTGGCTTGTACTTGAAAACTATATTGAGACAAGACATAGCATTCTTTGATAAAGAAACAACCACCGGAGAAGTGATTGGAAGAATGTCAGGGGACACAATTCTCATTCAGGAAGCCATTGGTGAGAAG gTTGGAAAGTTCGTACAACTTGTGGCCACATTTTTTGGAGGTTTCATAATAGCATTTATAAGAGGATGGCTTCTCTCACTTGTCTTGCTGTCTTCTGTTCCTCTTATTGTAATCTCTGGTGGTATCCTCTCAATATTAATATCAAGATTGTCAACCAGGGGGCAAACTGCATATGTTGATGCAGGAAATGTTGTTGAACAAACCATTGGAGCAATAAGAACA GTTGCTTCATTTACTGGCGAGAAGCTAGCCATTTCAAAGTACAACCAGTTTATTAAAGCAGGATATAAATCTGCTGTTAAACAAGGGATTGCATCTGGCATAGCACTTGGTACTGTATTGTTGATTGTCTTTAGTACCTATTCACTGGCGATATGGTATGGTGGTAAGCTGATTCTTCAACACGGATATAATGGTGGTGCAGTCATTAACATTATAATGGCAGTTATGACAGGTGGAAT GTCTCTTGGTCAAGCGTCACCCTGTGTGACTGCATTTGGTGCAGGGCAATCTGCAGCATATAAAATGTTTGAGACAATTGAAAGAAAACCTGCAATTGATGCTTATGATACAGAGGGTATGGCGTTGGAAGATATGAATGGTGATATTGATTTGAAAGATGTAACTTTTAGCTACCCAGCAAGGCCAGATCATTTGATATTCGATGGTTTCTCACTACATGTACCTAGTGGCAAAACTATGGCTCTAGTCGGGGAGAGTGGCAGTGGGAAATCCACTGTGATTAGTCTGGTGGAGAGGTTTTATGATCCACAGGGTGGTGAAGTCCTGATTGATGGTGTAAACTTGAAGAACTTGAATCTCAAATGGATTAGAGAAAAAATTGGACTTGTAAGCCAGGAGCCCATTTTATTTACAATGACAATCAGAGAAAATATTGCATATGGAAAGGAAAGCGCAACCCCTGAGGAAATCCGGGCAGCAGTTGAGCTTGCTAATGCTGCAAATTTCATTGACAAGATGCCCAAT GGTCTGGACACCATGGTGGGTGAGCATGGAACACAGCTTTCTGGTGGGCAAAAACAGAGGATTGCTATTGCCAGGTCAATCTTGAAAAACCCAAAGATCTTGTTATTGGATGAAGCTACTAGTGCATTAGATGCAGAATCAGAGCGAATAGTTCAAGAAGCACTTGTTCGGGTCTTGGTAGATAGAACCACCATCATCGTGGCTCATCGTCTGAGTACAGTGAAGAATGCAGATACAATATCAGTTGTTCACTGTGGAAAATTAGTAGAACAAG GTTCACATGCAGATTTGATCAAGTATCCTGAAGGAGCATATTCCCAGCTCATtagactgcaagaaaatcaAAAACAGGATGAAGAGCCAGAtaagcatttaaaaaatatggtttTAAGTAATGATACAGTAACACCAATAGTCAGATCAGTGAGTCATAGATCTACAAGGAGATCAACTAGTAGAGGCCACACTGTAATTTCTCATAATAGCAATAGAGAAGATGATCCTGAAAAAGCTCTAGAAATATATGAGAGTGGGGTTCGCAAACAAGTCTCAATCAAACGGCTGGCATCTCTCAACAAGCCAGAGACACCGGTTCTTGCACTAGGATCTATTGCAGCTGCTATTGGTGGATTGGTACTCCCATTGTTCGGACTCTTGTTATCAAGCGCCATACAGACATTCTATGAACCTCCACATGAGCTTCGCAAACATGCTAGTCTTTGGGCGTTAAGGTTTCTGGCCCTGGGATTTGCTTGTTTTGTGGTATTGCCTGCACAAAATTTCCTCTTTGGCATGGCTGGTGGAAAACTGATTGCACGTATCCGTTCACTTTCATTTGAGAGTTTGGTGTACCAAGAGATCAGTTGGTTTGATGAGCCCTCACATTccag TGGGGCCATAGGTGCTAGGCTGTCTGCTGATGCTACAACAGTTAGTGGAATCGTGGGAGATAGCTTATCATTGATGGTTCAGAACTTGTCTACGGTGATTGCTGGGCTTGTGATAGCCATGATTGCTAATTGGAAGCTAGCATTAACAGTTATAGCCTTGCTTCCTTTAATTGGTTTGCAAGGGTATGTGCAAATGAAGTTTCTCAAGGGTTTCAGTGCAGATGCAAAG GTCAAGTATGAAGAAGCAAGTCAGGTAGCAAATGACGCAGTTGGAAACATCAGGACCGTGGCATCATTTTGTGCGGAGACGAGAGTGATGGAAGCATACCAGAAGAAATGCGAAGGCCCCTTGAGAAATGGAGTCCGACAAGGTATCATTAGCGGGTTGGGCTTTGGCTTCTCGTTTGCAGTGCTATATGTTGGTTATGCCATTTGTTTCTATGTTGGAGCTCATTTCATCCATAACGGGAGTGCCACTTTCAGCCAAGTCTTCAAA GTGTTTTTTGCATTAACGATGGCAGCTTCAGGTGTATCACAAACCAGCGCTTTCGGTCCAGACACCAACAAAGCCAAGGACTCAGCCGCTTCAATCTTTGAGATTCTTGACCGCAAGTCCAAGATCGATTCCAGCATTGATGAGGGCATCACGTTGTCAGATGTGAGAGGCGACATTGTGTTTCAACATGTCAGCTTCAAGTACCCAACCAGACCTGAAGTTCAAATCTTTAGAGACCTCTGCTTGACTGTTTCCTCTGGAAAG ACTGTTGCGCTAGTTGGTGAGAGTGGTAGTGGAAAATCTACGGTTATCGCCATGCTAGAGCGATTCTATGATCCAGATTCCGGTATGATCTTATTCGACGGAGTGAAACTTCAGGATCTAAAGATCAGCTGGTTAAGACAACAAATGGGATTGGTGAGCCAGGAACCAGTGCTATTCAACGACACAATCCGTGCCAACATTGCTTACGGCAAGCAAGGAGAAGTATCCGAAGAGGAGATAGTAGTAGCAGCCGAGACCGCGAACGGGCACAAGTTCGTGTCCGCATTACCTCAAGGGTACGCCACCAACGTTGGCGAGAAAGGAGCACAGTTGTCTGGTGGCCAGAAACAAAGAATTGCGATAGCAAGAGCCATTCTCAAAGACCCCAAGATTTTGTTACTCGATGAGGCCACAAGTGCTTTGGACGCTGAGTCTGAGCGTGTGGTTCAAGAGGCACTGGATAAAGTTATGGTTGGGAGGACTACAATTGTGGTGGCGCACCGGTTGTCAACAATCAGAGGAGCTGATGTCATAGCGGTAGTTAAGAATGGCGTGATTGTCGAGCAAGGGAAACATGAGGAGCTTATAGAGTTGCCTGATGGAGCTTATGCATCACTGGTGGCGTTACATTCCAGCTCTACCTCTTGA